The following proteins come from a genomic window of Streptococcus oralis:
- the ileS gene encoding isoleucine--tRNA ligase gives MKLKDTLNLGKTEFPMRAGLPTKEPLWQKEWDEAKLYQRRQELNQGKPHFTLHDGPPYANGNIHVGHAMNKISKDIIVRSKSMSGFYAPYIPGWDTHGLPIEQVLAKQGVKRKEMDLVEYLKLCREYALSQVDKQRDDFKRLGVSGDWENPYVTLTPDYEAAQIRVFGEMAKKGYIYRGAKPVYWSWSSESALAEAEIEYHDLISTSLYYANRVKDGKGVLDTDTYIVVWTTTPFTITASRGLTVGADIDYVVVQPSGEDRKFVVASELLNSLSEKFGWADVQVLATYRGQELNKIVTAHPWDAAVDELVILGDHVTTDSGTGIVHTAPGFGEDDYNVGVANGLEVFVTVNERGIMMENAGPEFAGQFYDKVVPTVIEKLGDLLLAQEEISHSYPFDWRTKKPIIWRAVPQWFASVSKFRQEILDEIEKVKFHSEWGKVRLYNMIRDRGDWVISRQRAWGVPLPIFYAEDGTPIMTAETIEHVAQLFEEHGSIIWWERDAKDLLPEGFTHPGSPNGEFKKETDIMDVWFDSGSSWNGVVVNRPELKYPADLYLEGSDQYRGWFNSSLITSVANHGVAPYKQILSQGFALDGKGEKMSKSLGNTIAPSDVEKQFGAEILRLWVTSVDSSNDVRISMDILSQVSETYRKIRNTLRFLIANTSDFNPAQDAVAYDELRSVDKYMTIRFNQLVKTIRDAYANFEFLTIYKALVNFINVDLSAFYLDFAKDVVYIEGAKSLERRQMQTVFYDILVKITKLLTPILPHTAEEIWSYLESEAEDFVQLSELPEAETFANQEEILDTWAAFMDFRGQAQKALEEARNAKVIGKSLEAHLTVYPNEVVKTLLEAVNSNVAQLLIVSELTIAEGPAPEAAVSFEDVAFTVERAAGEVCDRCRRIDPTTAERNYHAVICDHCASIVEENFADAVAEGFEAK, from the coding sequence ATGAAACTCAAAGATACCCTAAATCTTGGAAAAACTGAATTTCCAATGCGTGCTGGACTTCCTACTAAAGAACCGCTATGGCAAAAAGAGTGGGACGAAGCGAAACTTTACCAACGTCGTCAAGAATTGAACCAAGGAAAACCGCATTTCACCTTACATGATGGTCCTCCGTATGCAAACGGAAATATCCACGTTGGACACGCTATGAACAAGATTTCCAAAGATATCATTGTTCGTTCTAAGTCTATGTCAGGTTTTTATGCACCTTATATCCCAGGTTGGGACACTCATGGTTTGCCAATCGAGCAAGTCTTGGCAAAACAAGGTGTTAAACGTAAAGAAATGGACTTGGTTGAGTACTTGAAACTCTGCCGTGAATACGCTCTTTCTCAAGTAGATAAACAACGGGATGACTTCAAACGTTTGGGTGTTTCTGGGGACTGGGAAAATCCTTATGTAACCTTGACTCCTGACTATGAAGCAGCCCAAATCCGTGTCTTCGGTGAAATGGCTAAAAAAGGCTATATCTATCGTGGTGCCAAGCCAGTTTACTGGTCATGGTCTTCTGAGTCAGCCCTTGCAGAAGCGGAAATTGAATACCATGACTTGATTTCAACTTCCCTTTACTATGCTAACCGTGTCAAAGACGGAAAAGGTGTCCTAGATACTGATACTTACATCGTTGTTTGGACAACAACTCCATTTACCATCACTGCTTCTCGTGGTTTGACAGTTGGAGCAGATATTGATTATGTGGTTGTTCAACCATCTGGTGAAGATCGTAAGTTTGTGGTTGCTTCAGAATTGTTGAACAGTTTGTCTGAAAAATTTGGCTGGGCTGATGTTCAGGTCTTGGCAACCTACCGTGGTCAAGAATTGAATAAAATCGTGACTGCTCACCCATGGGATGCAGCTGTAGATGAGTTGGTAATCCTTGGTGACCACGTTACGACTGACTCTGGTACTGGTATTGTCCATACAGCCCCTGGTTTTGGTGAGGACGACTACAATGTCGGTGTTGCCAATGGCTTGGAAGTGTTTGTTACTGTCAATGAACGCGGGATTATGATGGAAAATGCTGGTCCTGAATTTGCAGGTCAATTCTATGACAAGGTTGTTCCGACTGTTATCGAAAAACTGGGTGATTTGCTCCTTGCTCAAGAAGAAATCTCCCACTCATACCCATTTGACTGGCGTACCAAGAAACCAATCATCTGGCGTGCAGTGCCACAATGGTTTGCATCTGTATCAAAATTCCGCCAAGAAATCTTGGACGAAATTGAAAAAGTGAAATTCCACTCAGAATGGGGTAAAGTGCGTCTTTACAACATGATCCGTGACCGTGGCGACTGGGTTATCTCTCGTCAACGTGCTTGGGGAGTCCCACTTCCTATCTTCTATGCTGAAGATGGCACACCAATCATGACAGCTGAAACCATTGAGCACGTGGCTCAACTCTTTGAGGAACACGGGTCTATTATCTGGTGGGAACGTGATGCCAAAGACCTCTTGCCAGAAGGATTTACCCATCCAGGTTCACCAAATGGCGAGTTCAAAAAAGAAACAGACATCATGGACGTATGGTTTGACTCAGGTTCGTCATGGAATGGAGTAGTGGTCAACCGTCCAGAACTCAAATACCCAGCAGACCTTTACCTTGAAGGTTCTGACCAATACCGTGGTTGGTTCAACTCATCACTTATCACATCTGTTGCCAACCATGGCGTAGCGCCATACAAACAAATCTTGTCACAAGGATTTGCCCTTGATGGTAAAGGTGAAAAGATGTCCAAATCCCTTGGAAATACCATTGCTCCAAGTGATGTGGAAAAACAATTTGGTGCGGAAATCTTGCGTCTCTGGGTAACCAGTGTAGACTCAAGCAACGACGTACGGATCTCTATGGATATCTTGAGCCAAGTCTCTGAAACTTACCGTAAAATCCGTAACACTCTTCGTTTCTTGATTGCTAACACTTCTGACTTTAATCCAGCTCAGGACGCAGTCGCTTACGATGAACTACGTTCCGTTGATAAGTACATGACCATCCGCTTTAACCAACTTGTGAAAACGATTCGTGATGCTTATGCCAACTTTGAATTCTTGACAATCTATAAGGCCTTGGTAAACTTTATCAACGTTGACTTGTCAGCCTTCTACCTTGACTTTGCCAAAGATGTTGTCTACATTGAAGGTGCCAAATCACTTGAACGTCGTCAAATGCAGACTGTCTTCTATGACATTCTTGTCAAAATCACCAAACTCTTGACACCAATCCTTCCTCACACTGCGGAAGAAATCTGGTCATATCTTGAGTCTGAAGCTGAAGACTTCGTCCAATTGTCAGAATTGCCAGAAGCGGAAACTTTTGCTAACCAAGAAGAAATCTTGGATACCTGGGCTGCCTTCATGGACTTCCGTGGACAAGCTCAAAAAGCCTTGGAAGAAGCGCGTAATGCCAAAGTAATCGGTAAATCACTTGAAGCTCACTTGACAGTTTATCCAAACGAAGTTGTGAAAACTTTACTCGAAGCAGTAAACAGCAATGTAGCTCAACTTTTGATTGTGTCTGAATTGACCATCGCAGAAGGACCAGCTCCAGAAGCTGCCGTTAGCTTCGAAGATGTAGCCTTCACTGTTGAACGCGCTGCAGGTGAAGTATGTGACCGTTGCCGTCGTATCGACCCAACAACAGCAGAACGAAACTATCATGCAGTCATCTGTGACCACTGTGCGAGCATCGTAGAAGAAAACTTTGCGGATGCAGTCGCAGAAGGATTTGAAGCGAAATAA
- a CDS encoding DUF4037 domain-containing protein codes for MPQHLFKELAQLEQVEALALGGSRAGQHFDQDSDYDVYVYLSAPLAPAIRQEILSKYCSYMEIGNQFWELEDDCVLNNGVEIELIYRSLDDFDQDLQTVVLEHQAQNSYTTCMWYNLIHSKILYDRDGRYAALQKKYNLPYPAELKKNIISKQSLLLDQAMPAFSRQIKKALKRKDLLSINHRGSEFFASYFDLLFAFNEQLHPGEKRMLQFAKNTCSHLPQNFEDDIQDYFQNLYQLDHHQKTVLTLEQLLSNLKHLINESI; via the coding sequence ATACCGCAACATCTCTTTAAAGAATTGGCTCAACTGGAGCAAGTGGAAGCACTGGCTCTCGGAGGCTCACGGGCTGGCCAACATTTTGACCAAGACTCAGACTATGATGTCTATGTCTACCTGAGCGCTCCTCTCGCGCCAGCCATCCGCCAAGAAATCCTCAGCAAGTACTGCTCCTATATGGAAATCGGCAATCAATTTTGGGAACTGGAAGACGACTGCGTCCTCAATAATGGTGTCGAGATTGAGCTGATTTACCGCTCGCTGGACGACTTTGACCAAGACTTGCAGACCGTCGTTTTAGAGCACCAAGCTCAGAATTCTTACACTACTTGTATGTGGTACAATCTGATCCACAGCAAGATTCTCTATGATCGAGACGGCCGCTATGCTGCCCTCCAGAAAAAGTACAATCTTCCTTATCCAGCTGAGTTGAAAAAGAATATCATCAGCAAGCAGTCCCTGCTTCTCGACCAAGCTATGCCAGCTTTTTCAAGACAAATCAAAAAAGCCCTCAAACGCAAAGACTTACTCAGTATCAATCACCGCGGTAGCGAGTTTTTCGCCTCTTATTTCGATTTGCTCTTCGCCTTCAATGAACAGCTCCATCCAGGAGAAAAACGCATGCTCCAGTTCGCAAAAAACACTTGCTCTCATCTACCTCAAAATTTTGAAGACGATATTCAAGATTACTTTCAAAATCTCTACCAGTTAGATCACCATCAGAAAACAGTCCTAACTTTGGAACAGCTCCTATCAAATCTTAAACACTTGATTAATGAATCCATTTAG
- a CDS encoding phosphoglycerate mutase — translation MVKLVFARHGESEWNKANLFTGWADVDLSDKGTQQAIDAGKLIKEAGIEFDQAYTSVLKRAIKTTNLALEAADQLWVPVEKSWRLNERHYGGLTGKNKAEAAEQFGDEQVHIWRRSYDVLPPNMDRDDEHSAHTDRRYASLDDSVIPDAENLKVTLERALPFWEDKIAPALKDGKNVFVGAHGNSIRALVKHIKRLSDDEIMDVEIPNFPPLVFEFDEKLNVVSEYYLGK, via the coding sequence ATGGTAAAATTGGTTTTTGCTCGCCACGGTGAGTCTGAATGGAACAAAGCTAACCTTTTCACTGGTTGGGCTGATGTTGATTTGTCTGATAAAGGAACACAACAAGCGATTGACGCTGGTAAATTGATCAAAGAAGCTGGTATCGAATTTGACCAAGCTTACACTTCAGTATTGAAACGTGCGATCAAAACAACAAACTTGGCTCTTGAAGCTGCTGACCAATTGTGGGTTCCAGTTGAAAAATCATGGCGCTTGAACGAACGTCACTACGGTGGTTTGACTGGTAAAAACAAGGCTGAAGCTGCTGAACAATTTGGTGATGAGCAAGTTCACATCTGGCGTCGTTCATACGATGTATTGCCTCCAAACATGGACCGTGATGATGAGCATTCAGCTCACACTGACCGTCGTTACGCTTCACTTGACGACTCAGTTATTCCAGATGCTGAAAACTTGAAAGTGACTTTGGAACGTGCCCTTCCATTCTGGGAAGACAAAATCGCTCCAGCACTTAAAGATGGTAAAAACGTATTCGTAGGAGCTCACGGTAACTCAATCCGTGCCCTTGTAAAACACATCAAACGCTTGTCAGACGACGAAATCATGGACGTGGAAATCCCTAACTTCCCACCATTGGTATTCGAATTCGATGAAAAATTGAACGTAGTTTCTGAATACTACCTTGGAAAATAA
- a CDS encoding ABC transporter ATP-binding protein: protein MAYIEMKHSYKRYQVGDTEIVANRDVNFEIEKGELVIILGASGAGKSTVLNLLGGMDTNDEGEIWIDGANIANYSSHQRTNYRREDVGFVFQFYNLVSNLTAKENVELASEIVADALDPEQVLKDVGLAHRLNNFPAQLSGGEQQRVSIARAVAKNPKILLCDEPTGALDYQTGKQVLKILQDMSRQKGATVIIVTHNGALAPIADRVIHMRDATVKSMTINEHPQDIETLEY from the coding sequence ATGGCTTATATTGAAATGAAACACAGCTACAAGCGTTACCAGGTTGGGGATACGGAGATTGTGGCTAATCGTGATGTGAATTTTGAAATTGAAAAGGGGGAGCTGGTTATCATACTTGGCGCTTCAGGTGCTGGAAAATCAACCGTTCTCAATCTCCTAGGAGGTATGGATACCAATGATGAGGGGGAGATTTGGATCGATGGTGCCAATATTGCCAACTATAGTTCGCACCAACGAACAAACTATCGTCGTGAAGATGTAGGCTTTGTTTTTCAATTTTACAATCTGGTCTCTAATCTGACAGCCAAGGAAAATGTGGAATTGGCCTCAGAAATCGTAGCGGATGCCCTAGATCCAGAGCAAGTGCTCAAAGACGTAGGTCTGGCTCATCGCCTGAATAACTTTCCAGCCCAGCTTTCTGGAGGGGAGCAACAGCGGGTATCTATTGCACGGGCAGTAGCCAAAAATCCTAAAATCCTCCTTTGTGATGAACCGACAGGTGCTTTGGATTACCAGACGGGGAAGCAAGTCTTGAAAATTCTCCAAGACATGTCTCGTCAAAAGGGGGCGACAGTGATTATCGTGACCCACAATGGCGCGCTAGCCCCTATTGCAGATCGGGTGATTCACATGCGCGATGCCACGGTTAAGAGCATGACAATCAATGAGCATCCGCAGGATATCGAAACATTGGAGTATTAG
- a CDS encoding ABC transporter permease translates to MSMKKTYRKDLLQSVTASKGRFVSILTLMMLGSLALVGLKVASPNMERTAGDYLRKANTLDLAVIADYGLDKEDQDELKTLKGASVEFGYMADLTVENSEEAVRLYSKPESISTFQVTEGRLPEADGEIALADFWKDRYQIGQAITFSKKEEGKSVIKSQTFTITGFVQSGEILSKKDLGSASSGNGSLAGYGVILPSQFDSDVYSIARVRYDDLKNLDAFSSDYRTKRAQYQEDLQDMLADNGQKRLVSIKTNGQKSLEAGKDQLQTAESNLQKGKSQLEQAESRLKTQEEPVTALPEPQKSQIEGQLTKAKEELATEKEKLAQTESNLAKEKEKLEQRQKELDELAEPKYHVYNRQTMPGGQGYLMYSNASSSIRSVGNIFPVVLYMVAAMVTFTTMTRFVDEERTNAGIFKALGYRNRDIVAKFVLYGFLAGTVGTTLGTLLGHYLLAGVISDVITTGMVVGKSQEYFYWSYSLIALALSWVSSVLPAYLVARRELHDEAAQLLLPKPPVKGSKILLERLSFIWSRLSFTHKVTARNIFRYKQRMLMTIFGVAGSVALLFAGLGIQSSVGGVVERQFEQIQQYQMIVAEKSSASEQEKADLESALQAGPIHAYQKIYSKSIEKDFKGKAGLQTITIMVTSREDFKPFIALEEKGQEVQVTDGAVVSQKLAQLANVNVGDKLELDGKEIKVSAISENYVGHFVYLNRATYEQVYGTSPKDNTYLVKLKEPTPSNTEKEAATFMGKAAVSGVVQNATAIHLFESVASSLNKTMAILVLVSVLLAIVILYNLTNINVAERIRELSTIKVLGFHNKEVTLYIYRETMVLSLVGIALGLVAGHYLHQFLIQMISPATILFYPQVSWEVYALPIVVVTVILALLGLFVNHHLRKVDMLEALKSVE, encoded by the coding sequence ATTAGCATGAAAAAAACATACCGAAAAGACTTGCTCCAGTCAGTGACTGCTTCAAAGGGACGCTTTGTTTCTATCCTGACCTTGATGATGCTGGGTTCCCTGGCCCTAGTAGGTCTTAAAGTAGCTAGTCCAAATATGGAACGTACGGCAGGGGATTATCTCCGTAAAGCCAATACCCTGGATCTGGCCGTAATAGCTGATTATGGCTTGGACAAAGAAGACCAGGACGAACTAAAGACCCTTAAAGGAGCAAGTGTTGAGTTTGGCTATATGGCAGACCTAACAGTTGAAAATAGTGAAGAAGCGGTTCGACTTTATTCCAAACCAGAGAGCATTTCAACCTTTCAAGTGACGGAAGGTCGACTGCCAGAAGCTGATGGGGAAATTGCCCTAGCTGACTTCTGGAAAGACCGTTATCAGATTGGACAGGCTATCACCTTTAGCAAGAAAGAAGAAGGGAAGTCCGTTATAAAATCCCAAACTTTCACAATTACTGGATTTGTTCAGTCGGGTGAGATCCTTTCTAAAAAAGATTTAGGGAGTGCTAGTAGTGGAAATGGAAGCTTGGCTGGCTATGGAGTGATTTTACCCAGTCAGTTTGATTCAGATGTTTATAGTATTGCGCGTGTGCGCTATGATGATTTAAAAAACCTGGATGCTTTTTCATCAGACTATAGGACCAAACGAGCTCAATATCAGGAAGACTTGCAAGACATGCTTGCTGATAATGGTCAAAAACGATTGGTAAGCATCAAAACAAATGGGCAAAAGAGCTTAGAAGCTGGAAAAGACCAGCTACAAACAGCTGAAAGTAACCTTCAAAAAGGCAAGAGTCAGTTAGAGCAGGCTGAAAGTCGATTAAAAACTCAAGAAGAACCAGTGACCGCTTTACCAGAACCGCAAAAGAGTCAAATCGAGGGACAGCTGACAAAAGCTAAGGAAGAATTGGCTACAGAAAAAGAAAAACTGGCTCAGACAGAGAGTAATCTAGCCAAGGAAAAAGAGAAGCTTGAACAGCGTCAGAAAGAGCTGGATGAACTGGCAGAGCCGAAATACCACGTATACAATCGCCAAACCATGCCAGGTGGTCAAGGCTACCTCATGTACAGCAATGCATCGTCAAGCATTCGTTCAGTCGGGAATATCTTCCCCGTTGTGCTTTATATGGTCGCTGCAATGGTGACCTTTACAACTATGACTCGCTTTGTAGACGAAGAACGCACCAATGCTGGTATTTTCAAGGCCCTAGGTTACCGTAACCGAGATATAGTTGCCAAGTTTGTCCTCTATGGTTTTCTTGCAGGAACTGTGGGAACCACTTTAGGAACGCTTCTAGGACATTATCTCCTTGCAGGAGTGATTTCGGATGTTATAACAACTGGGATGGTCGTTGGGAAAAGTCAGGAGTATTTCTATTGGTCTTATAGTCTTATTGCCCTAGCTTTAAGTTGGGTATCCAGTGTTTTGCCGGCTTATCTGGTGGCGCGAAGGGAATTACACGATGAAGCAGCCCAACTCTTACTTCCAAAACCTCCCGTTAAAGGATCAAAGATTTTGCTGGAACGCCTGAGCTTTATATGGAGTCGTTTGAGCTTTACTCATAAGGTTACGGCAAGAAATATTTTCCGTTATAAGCAACGGATGTTGATGACCATTTTTGGAGTTGCGGGTTCGGTTGCTCTCCTATTTGCAGGTCTTGGTATTCAGTCTTCTGTGGGAGGAGTTGTCGAGCGTCAATTTGAACAAATCCAGCAATACCAGATGATTGTAGCGGAAAAGAGCAGTGCCAGTGAGCAAGAAAAAGCAGATCTAGAAAGTGCCTTGCAAGCTGGGCCTATCCATGCTTATCAAAAGATTTACTCTAAATCCATTGAAAAAGATTTCAAAGGAAAAGCAGGACTTCAGACTATCACCATAATGGTCACAAGCAGAGAAGACTTCAAGCCTTTTATCGCATTAGAGGAAAAGGGGCAAGAGGTGCAGGTTACCGATGGAGCGGTCGTGAGTCAAAAACTAGCTCAACTAGCAAATGTTAATGTTGGGGACAAGCTAGAGCTTGATGGGAAAGAAATCAAGGTCTCTGCGATTTCTGAAAACTATGTTGGACACTTTGTTTATCTCAACCGAGCGACATACGAACAAGTCTACGGCACCAGTCCGAAAGACAATACCTACCTAGTGAAATTAAAAGAGCCAACACCATCCAATACGGAGAAAGAAGCTGCTACCTTCATGGGAAAAGCTGCTGTTTCTGGGGTCGTCCAAAATGCGACAGCCATCCATCTCTTTGAATCCGTGGCTAGTTCGCTCAATAAAACCATGGCAATCCTTGTCCTTGTTTCCGTCTTACTAGCCATTGTCATTCTTTACAATCTCACTAACATCAATGTGGCAGAACGTATCCGTGAACTTTCCACTATTAAGGTTCTTGGTTTCCATAATAAAGAAGTGACCCTCTATATCTACCGCGAGACTATGGTGCTGTCCCTTGTGGGAATTGCTCTCGGTTTGGTAGCTGGCCACTATTTACATCAATTTTTGATTCAAATGATTTCACCAGCCACCATACTCTTTTATCCTCAGGTCAGCTGGGAAGTCTATGCTCTTCCCATCGTCGTAGTGACTGTGATTTTAGCCTTACTAGGTCTATTTGTCAATCACCACTTGAGAAAAGTAGATATGCTCGAAGCCCTGAAATCAGTAGAGTAA
- the rpsO gene encoding 30S ribosomal protein S15: MAISKEKKNEIIAQYARHEGDTGSVEVQVAVLTWEINHLNEHIKQHKKDHATYRGLMKKIGRRRNLLAYLRKNDVNRYRELINSLGLRR; encoded by the coding sequence ATGGCAATCTCAAAAGAGAAAAAAAATGAAATCATCGCACAATATGCACGTCACGAAGGTGATACAGGTTCAGTAGAGGTTCAAGTTGCTGTCCTTACTTGGGAAATCAACCACCTTAACGAACACATCAAACAACACAAAAAAGACCACGCTACTTACCGTGGATTGATGAAAAAAATCGGTCGCCGTCGTAACTTGCTTGCATACTTGCGTAAAAACGACGTTAACCGTTACCGTGAGTTAATCAACTCTCTTGGACTTCGTCGTTAA
- a CDS encoding CadD family cadmium resistance transporter codes for MGQTIISAIGVYISTSIDYLIILIILFAQLSQNKQKWHIYAGQYLGIGLLVGASLVAAYVVNFVPEEWMVGLLGLIPIYLGIRFAIVGEGEEEEEEIIERLEQSKANQLFWTVTLLTIASGGDNLGIYIPYFASLDWSQTLVALLVFVIGIIIFCEISRMLSSIPLIFETIEKYERIIVPLVFILLGLYIMYENGTIETFLTV; via the coding sequence ATGGGACAGACAATCATATCTGCTATTGGTGTTTATATTTCCACCAGTATCGATTATTTAATTATTTTAATTATTTTATTTGCACAGCTATCACAGAATAAACAGAAATGGCATATTTATGCGGGGCAATATCTAGGAATAGGCTTACTTGTAGGGGCGAGTTTAGTTGCTGCTTATGTCGTTAATTTCGTTCCTGAAGAATGGATGGTTGGATTGCTTGGTTTAATCCCTATCTATTTAGGGATTCGCTTTGCAATTGTTGGAGAAGGTGAGGAAGAAGAGGAAGAAATTATTGAAAGATTAGAACAAAGCAAGGCAAATCAACTGTTTTGGACAGTTACATTGCTGACAATTGCGTCTGGCGGAGATAATTTAGGTATCTATATACCTTATTTTGCTTCGTTAGATTGGTCACAGACCCTCGTGGCGTTGCTTGTGTTTGTAATCGGCATAATTATCTTTTGCGAGATTAGTCGGATGTTATCCTCTATTCCGTTAATATTCGAGACAATTGAAAAATACGAGCGAATCATTGTGCCCTTAGTATTCATTCTACTTGGACTATACATCATGTATGAAAATGGCACGATAGAGACTTTTCTGACCGTGTAG
- a CDS encoding FecCD family ABC transporter permease, translating to MLSKFSGSRQDQQFLLLLVILLGILGISLFLAVSMGSVAIDLGDTYRIILSRLGFPLEIGEVSKSTLAIVWNMRFPRVLLGLIVGAGLSMCGSVMQSTVNNPIAEPYVLGISAGATLGATLSIILGLKVMISLGAFLGAILATIAVLIIASMQGRMTTSSLILSGTVVNALFLAFSNFIISVGANADSVMTIKFWTMGSLAGTSWADLVLPTMVVGMAFLFFSTQYRVFNAMMMGDEAALTLGIPLRFYWYLYVTMVAVLTAVLVATCGIIGFVGLITPHLARGLVGTNYKRLFPVATLLGALFVIWADVLSRIIIPNAELPIGIFTALVGAPFFIYIVGGRRREVRV from the coding sequence ATGCTTTCCAAATTTTCTGGAAGCCGACAAGACCAGCAATTTCTGTTACTTTTAGTTATTTTGCTAGGTATTTTAGGGATTTCTCTCTTTCTAGCAGTTTCAATGGGATCTGTTGCGATTGATCTAGGAGATACCTATCGGATTATTTTGAGCAGGTTGGGATTTCCTCTTGAGATAGGAGAGGTTTCCAAGTCTACTCTTGCCATTGTATGGAACATGAGATTCCCCCGAGTATTGTTAGGTCTGATAGTAGGAGCAGGCCTTTCTATGTGTGGTAGCGTGATGCAGTCTACAGTGAACAATCCCATCGCAGAGCCTTATGTCTTAGGAATATCTGCAGGTGCAACTCTAGGTGCAACCTTGAGCATCATTCTTGGTTTAAAAGTGATGATTAGCCTTGGAGCTTTTCTTGGAGCTATTTTGGCAACAATTGCTGTCCTCATCATTGCCTCTATGCAGGGAAGAATGACGACTTCTAGTCTGATCTTATCAGGAACGGTAGTCAACGCTCTCTTTCTGGCTTTTTCCAACTTTATTATCTCAGTCGGAGCTAATGCGGATAGTGTGATGACCATTAAGTTTTGGACAATGGGCTCGCTTGCTGGGACTTCCTGGGCAGACTTGGTCCTGCCAACTATGGTAGTAGGAATGGCCTTTCTATTTTTCTCTACTCAGTATCGTGTTTTCAATGCGATGATGATGGGAGATGAGGCTGCTTTAACTTTGGGAATTCCCTTACGCTTTTATTGGTATCTTTATGTGACCATGGTGGCTGTGCTGACAGCAGTCTTAGTGGCAACATGTGGAATTATTGGATTTGTCGGTCTGATTACTCCACATTTAGCTCGAGGGTTAGTAGGAACGAATTACAAGAGGCTTTTTCCCGTTGCAACCTTGCTGGGTGCCCTCTTTGTCATCTGGGCAGACGTACTCTCTCGTATCATCATTCCAAACGCAGAGCTTCCTATTGGTATTTTCACAGCCTTAGTAGGTGCTCCCTTCTTTATCTACATTGTTGGAGGTAGGCGAAGGGAGGTGAGGGTCTGA
- a CDS encoding ABC transporter ATP-binding protein: protein MDLICQDIHFGLGEKKILKGVSLKVEGNQFHTILGPNGSGKTSLLKLLYRQEKADKGLISLDGKPLEQWRLKETAKQMAVVTQFNQLQFDCTVEEIVLLGRTPHLSFLQKEKERDYALVQDALVKVDMLEKKTRLYSSLSGGEKQRVLLARALAQEPTLLLLDEPTNHLDIKYQLDLLAIVKNLKVNVLAVLHDIQLACRYSDYLYLMKEGEILYQGTPKETITPESLQTVYGVQSQVTWTEDQQAMIHYL from the coding sequence ATGGACTTGATTTGTCAAGATATCCATTTTGGACTAGGAGAGAAAAAAATCCTCAAAGGAGTCTCTCTTAAGGTTGAAGGGAATCAATTTCACACGATACTAGGACCAAATGGAAGTGGAAAAACCAGCCTGCTTAAACTCCTCTATCGTCAGGAAAAGGCAGACAAAGGTTTGATAAGCCTAGATGGAAAGCCTCTGGAACAATGGAGGCTCAAAGAAACAGCCAAGCAAATGGCAGTTGTTACCCAGTTTAATCAATTGCAGTTTGATTGTACAGTTGAGGAAATCGTCTTGCTGGGAAGAACTCCCCACCTCTCTTTTTTACAGAAGGAAAAGGAAAGAGATTATGCCCTTGTTCAAGATGCTCTCGTCAAGGTGGATATGCTTGAGAAGAAAACTCGTCTCTATTCGTCCCTGTCAGGGGGAGAGAAACAGCGAGTCTTATTAGCCCGCGCCTTGGCGCAAGAACCGACTCTCTTGCTCCTGGACGAACCAACCAATCACCTGGATATCAAGTATCAGCTAGACTTGTTGGCCATTGTGAAGAATCTCAAGGTCAATGTTTTAGCTGTCCTACATGACATTCAACTTGCTTGTCGCTATTCGGATTATCTCTATCTGATGAAAGAGGGAGAAATCCTTTACCAAGGGACTCCAAAGGAGACCATCACCCCAGAGTCATTGCAAACTGTATATGGAGTTCAAAGTCAGGTTACTTGGACCGAGGATCAGCAAGCTATGATTCACTATTTATAA